In Chthoniobacterales bacterium, a single window of DNA contains:
- a CDS encoding YkvA family protein, which yields MSHDIQDFVTRGGQRVTPAAIVRLEQELPLVLAKLTTADPPQQPHLLDQAQFLVRFVEDCLENHYSPADLAALTESIFALIYLHKGTDIIPDEIPEIGYEDDSAVMRAVLLGHRAEFARFAGHNGMPVPLPSVEP from the coding sequence ATGAGCCACGACATTCAGGATTTTGTCACTCGCGGCGGGCAACGGGTGACGCCGGCCGCCATCGTTCGGCTGGAGCAGGAGTTGCCCCTTGTGCTCGCAAAACTCACGACGGCGGATCCTCCGCAGCAACCGCACCTCCTCGATCAGGCACAGTTCCTCGTGCGTTTCGTGGAGGATTGCCTGGAGAATCACTATTCGCCCGCGGATCTCGCGGCGCTCACGGAGTCCATCTTTGCGCTGATCTATCTGCACAAGGGCACGGACATCATTCCCGACGAAATTCCCGAGATCGGCTACGAGGACGATTCGGCAGTGATGCGGGCGGTCCTGCTCGGGCATCGGGCGGAGTTCGCGCGATTCGCCGGCCACAATGGCATGCCGGTGCCGTTGCCGTCGGTCGAGCCCTAG
- a CDS encoding OmpA family protein: protein MKRLLILTGLLALTACGKKPALSPAVASPTPVAAAPAASPSPSAPPPAEVGVETTEPVEAPAQVDLDPKAVENQRVKEEVLKRIDLMPDLSADTKDKLYVQVDRARAMGKVITIPFPSGRKALNASEIAAIGEKLQLPQVRELTDDPTVIFVVLGFADKKGDPKQNQEISLARANAVLGVLQSRFQLMNVMHSVGMGSSEMFDAQNLDKNRVVELWAVLP from the coding sequence ATGAAGCGGCTCCTGATTCTCACCGGACTCCTCGCGCTCACCGCCTGCGGCAAAAAGCCTGCCCTGTCGCCGGCCGTTGCTTCCCCGACTCCTGTCGCGGCCGCGCCGGCCGCGTCGCCGAGCCCGTCCGCACCTCCGCCTGCCGAGGTGGGCGTGGAGACCACGGAGCCCGTCGAGGCTCCCGCGCAGGTCGATCTCGATCCGAAAGCGGTGGAAAACCAGCGCGTGAAGGAGGAAGTGCTCAAGCGCATCGACCTCATGCCGGACCTCAGCGCCGATACGAAGGACAAGCTCTACGTGCAGGTCGATCGCGCGCGCGCCATGGGCAAGGTGATCACGATTCCGTTCCCCTCGGGGCGCAAGGCGCTGAATGCCTCGGAGATCGCGGCGATCGGTGAGAAGCTCCAGCTTCCGCAGGTGCGCGAGCTCACGGATGATCCGACGGTGATTTTTGTCGTGCTGGGATTCGCCGACAAGAAGGGCGATCCGAAGCAGAACCAGGAGATCTCGCTGGCCCGGGCGAATGCCGTGCTCGGCGTGTTGCAGAGCCGCTTCCAGCTCATGAACGTGATGCATTCCGTCGGCATGGGGAGCTCGGAAATGTTCGACGCGCAGAATCTCGACAAGAACCGCGTGGTCGAGCTGTGGGCCGTGCTGCCTTGA